In Heterodontus francisci isolate sHetFra1 chromosome 48, sHetFra1.hap1, whole genome shotgun sequence, a single window of DNA contains:
- the LOC137357445 gene encoding zona pellucida sperm-binding protein 3-like has product MGDFVMRGLFPVLVLVGVVCCSDTWQQFRDQRFSWRRVKATPVPQRVPPTGPPFGSHFRVSEGRSVSPLQTVTVQCGEQNLLVRVQMDLFGTRHLIKAADLTLGTAGCRPTRIYSQNHTVLFDYGLHECGSRLQMVGDFLVYTTHLNHTPQYHGSVIVRTNGAVIPIECYYFRKGNVSSNPIKPTWIPFSSTKSGEGHLSFSLRLMNDDWLTERTSTVYYLGDLIHIEASVSMTNHMPLKLYIDRCVATLSPDKDSTPRYSIIDYNGCLLDSKAEDSFSTFVLPRDERELDKLRFDLDAFRFFGDERSLIFITCHLKVAAVDRRDSMNKACTFQKMQNVWTPLKQSNNDICACCHVGNCGATREFRFPSRGRRDLVPEAESEAGLKWEGEASLGPLVILDTEVTDLATESLNEVERRLQERSPGGVESEVVLIVALTVTAVCLISASLIALFLYRKHKQTPFNQL; this is encoded by the exons ATGGGTGATTTTGTAATGAGGGGTTTGTTCCCAGTGCTGGTGTTAGTTGGAGTTGTCTGTTGCTCTGATACTTGGCAACAGTTTCGAGACCAGAGGTTTTCATGGAGAAGAGTAAAAGCCACCCCTGTGCCTCAGAGAGTCCCTCCAACTGGGCCTCCCTTTGGTTCCCATTTCCGTGTGTCTGAGGGTCGAAGTGTGTCTCCACTGCAGACTGTGACggtgcagtgtggagagcagaaccTGCTGGTCAGGGTCCAGATGGATTTATTTGGAACCAGGCACCTGATTAAAGCTGCTGACCTGACCCTGGGGACAGCAGGTTGTCGGCCGACCAGGATCTACTCTCAGAACCACACTGTCCTCTTTGACTATGGGCTCCATGAGTGTGGCAGCAGATTGCAG ATGGTTGGAGATTTCCTGGTCTACACCACCCACCTGAACCACACCCCCCAGTATCATGGATCTGTCATTGTGAGAACAAATGGAGCTGTCATTCCCATTGAGTGTTATTATTTTAG GAAGGGCAATGTGAGCAGTAACCCCATCAAGCCCACCTGGATCCCATTCAGCTCCACCAAGTCTGGAGAAGGGCATCTGTCATTCTCACTGCGCCTAATGAATG ATGACTGGCTTACAGAGCGCACCTCGACTGTCTACTACCTGGGTGACCTCATTCACATTGAAGCCTCTGTTTCAATGACCAACCACATGCCCCTGAAGCTCTACATTGACCGCTGTGTAGCTACATTGAGCCCAGACAAGGATTCCACCCCGAGATACAGCATCATTGACTACAATGG TTGCCTCCTGGACAGCAAAGCTGAGGACTCCTTTTCAACCTTCGTGTTGCCAAGAGACGAGCGTGAGCTGGACAAGCTCCGGTTTGACCTGGATGCTTTCCGCTTCTTTGGAGATGAACGTTCCTTG ATTTTCATCACCTGTCACCTgaaagttgctgcagtggatcggAGAGATTCCATGAACAAAGCTTGTACTTTCCAAAAGATGCAGAATGT CTGGACCCCATTGAAGCAATCCAACAATGACATTTGTGCCTGTTGCCATGTGGGTAACTGTGGTGCCACAAGGGAGTTCCGATTTCCTTCCAGAGGAAGGAGGGATCTTGTACCTGAAGCTG AGAGTGAAGCTGGATTGAAGTGGGAGGGTGAGGCCTCACTTGGACCCCTGGTCATTCTGGATACTGAGGTAACTGACCTGGCAACGGAGTCCTTGAATGAGGTTGAGCGAAGGCTGCAGGAGAGATCTCCAGGTG GTGTGGAGTCTGAGGTGGTCCTGATTGTGGCCCTGACTGTGACAGCTGTCTGTCTGATCTCTGCTTCATTGATAGCCTTGTTCCTGTACAGGAAACACAAGCAAACTCCATTCAATCAATTATGA